The following coding sequences lie in one Carassius carassius chromosome 1, fCarCar2.1, whole genome shotgun sequence genomic window:
- the LOC132141411 gene encoding membrane protein BRI3-like: MDAKPLLQDRPPAYNTVPAAYDYGSIPAVAAPAAGFQPQAPPPYQGFPAAPVAVAAQPAYTNTYTIVQPSVVVVGGCPACRVGVLEDDFTCLGIMCAIFFFPLGILFCLALRQRRCPNCGATFG; the protein is encoded by the exons ATGGACGCTAAACCTCTTCTCCAGGACAGACCTCCAGCGTACAACACAGTCCCGGCCGCGTACGACTACGGCTCGATCCCCGCCGTCGCTGCACCCGCCGCCGGCTTCCAGCCGCAGGCTCCGCCGCCGTACCAAG GTTTCCCAGCAGCGCCTGTCGCCGTAGCCGCCCAGCCTGCCTACACCAACACCTACACCATCGTCCAGCCCtctgtggtggtggtggggggatGTCCCGCCTGCAG GGTCGGCGTGCTGGAGGATGATTTCACCTGTCTGGGAATCATGTGTGCCATATTCTTCTTTCCTCTGGGAATCCTCTTCTGCCTGGCCCTGCGTCAGAGGAGATGTCCAAACTGTGGAGCCACTTTCGGCTAG